Proteins encoded by one window of Candidatus Hydrogenedentota bacterium:
- a CDS encoding SRPBCC family protein, producing the protein MYILLGIVALLLFLVISVVIAASMRPTDIGYQRSIITTASADTVFAIFSDLGRWDEWSPYNKRDLDMKMELSAPSNGIGAHYAWEGNKDVGAGRMTITAINPGRSIDMSLQFDRPFKCDNHVEWRVDDEGEHRRITWSMDGKSDALMPRIVGLFIDMDKMVGGDWEVGLETLKGIAEREEAAQ; encoded by the coding sequence ATGTACATTTTGTTGGGCATTGTGGCCCTGCTCCTGTTTCTGGTTATAAGTGTCGTCATAGCGGCCTCCATGCGGCCCACGGACATAGGCTACCAGCGCAGCATTATCACCACGGCCAGCGCCGATACGGTATTTGCGATCTTCAGCGATCTTGGTCGCTGGGATGAGTGGTCGCCCTACAACAAGCGCGATCTCGACATGAAGATGGAGCTGAGTGCCCCCTCCAACGGTATCGGCGCGCACTATGCCTGGGAAGGGAACAAAGACGTCGGGGCGGGCCGCATGACCATCACCGCCATTAACCCCGGACGGTCCATCGACATGAGCCTCCAATTCGATCGCCCCTTCAAGTGCGACAACCACGTGGAATGGCGCGTGGACGACGAAGGCGAGCATCGCCGCATTACCTGGAGCATGGATGGCAAGAGCGACGCCCTGATGCCCCGGATTGTGGGCCTCTTTATCGACATGGACAAGATGGTCGGCGGTGACTGGGAAGTGGGCCTGGAAACGCTGAAAGGTATCGCCGAGCGGGAAGAGGCTGCGCAGTAG
- a CDS encoding SRPBCC domain-containing protein, whose translation MPSATQTESIIIERLFKAPREQVWRCWSEPENLMKWWGPKTFTSPAATIDFRTGGKYHFCMRMPDGKEMWSTGSYTEIVPMERIVFTDSFADPEGNVVSGAYYGMGDIYPAILNVTLTFEEAGDGTRFKLHHEGIPASEISACTQGWVEMIDKLEAALAGLR comes from the coding sequence ATGCCAAGCGCAACGCAAACAGAAAGCATTATCATCGAGCGTCTCTTCAAAGCGCCCCGCGAACAGGTGTGGCGCTGCTGGAGCGAGCCGGAAAACCTGATGAAGTGGTGGGGGCCCAAGACCTTCACTTCACCCGCCGCCACCATCGATTTTCGCACGGGCGGCAAGTATCACTTCTGCATGCGGATGCCCGACGGCAAAGAAATGTGGAGCACGGGTAGTTACACGGAAATCGTCCCGATGGAGCGCATTGTATTCACGGACTCCTTCGCGGACCCGGAGGGCAACGTGGTTTCCGGCGCCTACTATGGCATGGGTGATATCTATCCTGCGATCTTGAATGTAACGTTGACGTTTGAAGAAGCGGGGGATGGAACCCGCTTCAAACTTCACCATGAAGGCATCCCCGCGAGCGAGATAAGCGCATGCACCCAGGGATGGGTCGAAATGATCGACAAGTTGGAAGCGGCGCTGGCGGGACTGCGCTGA
- a CDS encoding SRPBCC domain-containing protein, protein MRTTVLPEIDLTDKMVHLSRLYYAPRETVFAAWSSADALKRWYAPHGCTVELRHFDFQPGGTFLLCIRNPDYPDCWCTGTYHEIDAPKRIAFSMALCDEEGRLLDSDDAGKDADWPAETIVIVEFAEEDGQTMLSLHQNALESVAVRTGAHAGWLQMLERLADVVR, encoded by the coding sequence ATGAGAACCACCGTTCTGCCCGAAATCGATCTGACCGACAAGATGGTCCATCTTTCGCGCTTGTACTACGCGCCGCGCGAGACCGTGTTCGCCGCGTGGAGTTCCGCAGACGCCTTGAAGCGCTGGTACGCGCCCCACGGATGCACGGTGGAATTACGCCATTTTGACTTTCAGCCCGGCGGTACTTTTCTGCTCTGCATCCGCAATCCGGACTATCCCGACTGCTGGTGCACCGGCACGTACCACGAAATCGATGCGCCAAAGCGGATCGCCTTCTCCATGGCGCTCTGCGACGAAGAGGGCCGGCTTCTCGATTCCGACGATGCGGGCAAAGACGCCGACTGGCCCGCCGAGACGATCGTCATCGTGGAGTTCGCCGAGGAGGACGGGCAGACGATGCTCTCGCTCCACCAGAATGCGCTCGAATCCGTTGCCGTGCGTACGGGCGCCCATGCGGGCTGGCTCCAGATGCTTGAGCGTCTGGCCGACGTGGTCCGGTAG
- a CDS encoding YdcF family protein, producing MLPLLVAISALVLDGFTDDLFKADAALVLGNSVFPDGTLSPRLRGRVERGMELYKSGLVPKIVVSGGLGKEGHYEGTVMAAWLMAQGVPEQDIVIDNEGINTAASAKNFAAICDAHGFESVIVVSQFFHISRCRLALKQAGIARVGTAHSRVYSTRDVYSTLRDVVAYGKYLFAD from the coding sequence ATGCTGCCGCTCCTCGTCGCCATTTCGGCCCTCGTCCTGGATGGCTTTACCGACGACCTCTTCAAGGCCGACGCCGCGCTCGTCCTCGGGAACTCGGTATTCCCCGACGGAACGCTTTCCCCCCGACTCCGGGGGCGCGTGGAGCGCGGAATGGAGCTATACAAATCGGGGCTCGTTCCCAAGATCGTGGTGAGCGGCGGGCTGGGCAAAGAGGGGCACTACGAGGGCACAGTTATGGCTGCCTGGCTGATGGCGCAGGGAGTGCCCGAGCAGGATATCGTTATTGACAATGAGGGGATCAATACGGCGGCCTCCGCGAAGAATTTCGCCGCAATCTGCGACGCACATGGCTTTGAATCGGTGATCGTCGTAAGCCAGTTCTTCCACATCAGCCGTTGCCGCCTGGCCTTGAAGCAGGCGGGGATAGCGCGCGTCGGCACGGCCCATTCGCGGGTGTATTCGACGCGGGATGTGTACTCGACGCTGCGCGATGTGGTGGCGTATGGGAAGTACCTGTTCGCGGACTGA
- a CDS encoding DoxX family protein, which yields MEPESTPPSQSKVVLWVSYIMSAIPVLMLLMSAGMKISKAKAVTDGFAAMGFPAGVIMPIGIVELICTVLYLIPQTAVLGAILLTGYLGGAIVTHVRAEEGFIGPLVFGVLLWGGLFLRDARIRDLIPLRKPK from the coding sequence ATGGAACCCGAAAGCACGCCGCCCTCTCAATCGAAAGTCGTCCTGTGGGTCAGCTACATCATGAGCGCCATACCCGTGCTGATGCTGCTCATGAGCGCGGGCATGAAGATCTCAAAGGCCAAGGCGGTGACGGATGGCTTTGCGGCGATGGGCTTTCCCGCAGGCGTGATCATGCCCATCGGTATTGTGGAACTGATCTGCACCGTCCTCTACCTCATCCCGCAGACGGCCGTGCTGGGCGCGATCCTGCTCACGGGATATCTGGGTGGTGCCATCGTGACCCACGTGCGCGCGGAGGAAGGCTTCATCGGCCCGCTGGTCTTTGGCGTATTACTGTGGGGCGGGCTCTTCCTGCGCGACGCGCGAATCCGCGATCTGATCCCCCTGCGCAAACCGAAATGA
- a CDS encoding VOC family protein, whose amino-acid sequence MDIQPYLFFEGRCEEAIAFYTSALGAKLEMLMRFSECPDPLPPDMLAPGMENKVMHASLRVGDGIIMLSDGNCKGDDAPFKGFCLSYTVPDAKAAERVFNALCEGGQVTMPLGETFWSPCFGMVQDKFGMGWMVTTPEMKG is encoded by the coding sequence ATGGATATCCAACCCTACCTGTTTTTCGAAGGCCGCTGTGAAGAAGCCATCGCGTTCTACACCAGTGCCCTCGGCGCAAAGCTCGAAATGCTGATGCGGTTCAGCGAGTGCCCCGATCCCCTGCCGCCCGACATGCTCGCGCCGGGTATGGAGAACAAGGTCATGCATGCATCCTTGCGCGTGGGGGATGGCATCATCATGCTGTCCGATGGCAACTGCAAGGGCGATGACGCGCCATTCAAAGGCTTCTGCCTCTCCTATACCGTGCCCGATGCAAAAGCCGCCGAGCGCGTCTTCAATGCGCTGTGCGAGGGCGGCCAGGTGACCATGCCCCTCGGCGAGACTTTCTGGTCGCCCTGCTTCGGCATGGTCCAGGACAAGTTCGGCATGGGCTGGATGGTGACAACACCGGAAATGAAGGGCTGA